The following are encoded in a window of Candidatus Komeilibacteria bacterium CG_4_10_14_0_2_um_filter_37_10 genomic DNA:
- a CDS encoding translation initiation factor IF-2 — MNVTELARRLKVTTNELLEKLPELGFAIGKRAIKVDDRLVNKITMAWSEHKRREQMAAEEANVTEIRLDAKKSEQKLDKIIQIGDTIIIRDLADIMKVPINKLMVELMKNGIMATLNQAIDYETAVIIGEDLGFKVDKINNEEMESSQYAQQESKIKDIIKERSGTITRPPVVIVMGHVDHGKTKLLDALRETNVVAQEAGGITQHIGAYQVQLRDHLITFLDTPGHEAFKAMRSRGSKIADVAIIVVAADDGLQPQTIEVITLCQRENIPFIIAINKIDKEEADIDRVKKELSEINLIPEDWGGKTICVPISAKENTNLDHLLEMVLLLSDLADLKADEDGSAAGTIVEAHKNKNEGPVATVLIQTGILRVGDSIVVGSVTGKVKAIKNEYGQELALAGPSKPVRILGLKETPIIGDILEVIADQKIIKQKQKEIRYQKTVSTNNNVVSSSSDGEKESLVPTLPLILKTDVMGSQEAIMEALSKLNTAHAQVKIIKKGLGYVTDVDVMDAENAKAMLIGFNSKPQKSAEQLSIDKKIKIHLYSIIYNLLDDVKLELDKIKAQQTLRIEMGEIKVLAVFKSARDHMIIGGEVVKGKVQTNTKIKVTREQEIIDFGMLEELQASKMIVSEVVVGQQCGLKYKGRPLIQVGDILEIYQEKIS; from the coding sequence ATGAATGTTACTGAACTAGCTAGACGTTTAAAAGTTACCACCAATGAGCTCTTAGAAAAATTACCAGAGCTTGGTTTTGCTATCGGCAAAAGAGCTATTAAAGTTGATGATCGCCTAGTGAATAAAATAACCATGGCCTGGTCGGAACATAAGCGCCGCGAACAGATGGCGGCCGAAGAAGCGAATGTAACAGAAATTCGTTTAGATGCGAAAAAATCCGAACAAAAACTAGATAAAATTATCCAAATTGGCGATACTATTATTATTCGCGACTTAGCTGATATCATGAAGGTGCCAATCAATAAACTCATGGTGGAGCTGATGAAAAACGGTATTATGGCTACGCTCAATCAAGCAATTGATTATGAAACTGCAGTTATTATTGGTGAAGATCTTGGTTTTAAAGTAGATAAAATCAATAATGAAGAAATGGAAAGCAGTCAGTACGCCCAACAAGAAAGTAAGATTAAAGATATTATCAAAGAGCGATCTGGTACCATCACTCGCCCACCAGTAGTTATTGTCATGGGACACGTTGATCATGGCAAAACAAAATTACTGGATGCCTTACGAGAAACAAATGTGGTGGCCCAAGAAGCCGGTGGTATCACTCAACATATTGGTGCCTATCAAGTTCAGCTTCGTGATCACTTGATTACTTTCCTTGATACTCCGGGCCACGAAGCTTTCAAGGCGATGCGTTCCCGCGGTAGTAAAATAGCTGATGTGGCGATTATTGTTGTTGCTGCCGACGATGGCCTGCAACCACAAACTATTGAAGTCATTACTCTCTGCCAACGGGAAAACATTCCTTTTATTATTGCCATTAATAAAATTGATAAGGAAGAAGCTGATATTGATCGAGTCAAAAAAGAATTATCCGAAATTAATTTAATACCCGAAGATTGGGGTGGCAAAACAATTTGTGTACCGATTTCTGCCAAAGAAAATACCAATCTCGATCATTTACTGGAAATGGTACTGCTACTTTCTGATCTGGCTGATCTCAAAGCTGATGAAGATGGCTCGGCAGCTGGTACTATCGTTGAAGCTCATAAAAATAAGAACGAAGGTCCCGTAGCAACGGTTTTGATCCAAACAGGGATCTTACGCGTTGGTGACTCTATTGTCGTCGGCTCGGTCACTGGCAAAGTCAAAGCAATCAAAAATGAATACGGCCAAGAGCTAGCATTAGCTGGCCCCAGTAAACCCGTCAGAATCCTCGGACTGAAAGAAACTCCGATCATTGGTGATATTCTGGAGGTGATTGCCGATCAAAAAATTATTAAGCAAAAGCAGAAAGAAATCAGATATCAAAAAACCGTATCAACTAACAATAATGTCGTCAGTAGTAGTAGCGATGGTGAAAAAGAATCACTAGTTCCTACTCTGCCGCTAATTCTCAAAACTGACGTCATGGGATCACAAGAAGCTATTATGGAAGCCTTGTCAAAATTAAATACTGCTCATGCGCAAGTCAAAATAATCAAAAAAGGATTGGGCTATGTGACGGACGTTGATGTTATGGATGCGGAAAATGCTAAAGCTATGTTGATTGGGTTTAATAGTAAACCGCAAAAGTCAGCCGAGCAACTATCGATCGATAAAAAAATAAAGATTCATCTCTACAGTATTATTTATAACTTACTCGATGACGTCAAGCTAGAATTAGACAAAATCAAAGCCCAACAAACACTACGCATTGAAATGGGTGAAATCAAAGTCCTGGCTGTTTTTAAATCAGCTCGGGATCATATGATTATTGGTGGTGAAGTGGTTAAGGGTAAAGTGCAAACCAATACGAAAATTAAAGTAACTCGCGAACAAGAAATAATTGATTTTGGTATGCTCGAAGAGCTGCAAGCTAGCAAAATGATAGTTAGTGAAGTAGTGGTCGGACAACAATGTGGTCTCAAATATAAAGGACGGCCGCTGATCCAAGTTGGTGATATCCTTGAAATTTACCAAGAAAAAATAAGCTAA
- a CDS encoding ATP-dependent Clp protease proteolytic subunit, with protein MHLIPTVIEKSTYGERAYDIYSRLLKERIIFLGTDINDDVANAIIAQMLFLDSQDSKKDIKLYVNSHGGAVTSGLAIYDTMQYVKSDVSTICVGTASSMGAVLLAAGQKSKRFILPNAEVMLHQVMGGAEGQAVDIKIRAEHILKIKDRLNNILAKHTGQKIKAIEHDTDRDFYLSPEQALAYGLVDKIIK; from the coding sequence ATGCATTTAATACCAACGGTAATCGAAAAATCAACCTACGGGGAACGAGCTTATGATATCTATTCCCGACTACTCAAAGAACGCATTATCTTCTTGGGCACTGACATTAATGACGATGTCGCCAATGCCATTATCGCTCAGATGCTTTTCCTGGACAGCCAAGACAGTAAAAAAGATATTAAACTCTATGTTAATTCCCATGGTGGGGCTGTCACATCTGGCTTAGCAATCTATGACACCATGCAGTATGTCAAATCTGACGTTTCCACTATTTGTGTAGGTACCGCCAGCTCCATGGGTGCCGTTCTTTTGGCTGCTGGTCAAAAAAGCAAAAGATTTATTTTACCCAATGCCGAAGTGATGCTCCACCAAGTAATGGGTGGTGCTGAGGGGCAAGCTGTTGATATCAAAATTCGCGCCGAACATATCCTCAAAATTAAAGATCGTTTAAATAATATTTTGGCGAAACACACCGGTCAAAAAATCAAAGCCATTGAGCATGATACTGATCGAGATTTCTATCTTAGTCCCGAACAAGCACTGGCCTACGGTTTGGTCGACAAAATCATTAAATAA
- the rbfA gene encoding ribosome-binding factor A translates to MSSRVLQLNSLILHNLNEIIIREIEVPPNSLATVTNVDVTPDLSYATVYLSILPINKQGTVLKKFNSQQKQLQYLLNKTLRLPKFPHLRFRIDDIELKNRVIERELDQLP, encoded by the coding sequence ATGAGCTCACGAGTTTTGCAACTTAATAGTTTAATCCTGCACAATCTGAATGAAATTATTATTCGGGAAATAGAAGTACCACCTAACAGTTTAGCTACTGTTACCAATGTTGATGTGACGCCGGATTTGAGCTATGCCACGGTCTATCTCAGCATTCTACCAATTAATAAACAAGGTACGGTATTAAAAAAATTCAACTCCCAACAAAAACAGTTGCAATATCTCCTGAATAAAACCTTGCGACTACCAAAATTCCCCCATTTACGTTTTCGTATTGACGACATTGAATTAAAAAACCGGGTAATTGAAAGAGAACTTGATCAGTTACCATAG